A stretch of Mesorhizobium sp. M2A.F.Ca.ET.046.03.2.1 DNA encodes these proteins:
- a CDS encoding IS5 family transposase → MVDRVLGQLSLADGLVWSDVTELDQISRVIDWVPIKALLGQRSGPGRGNISYPAEALLRCLLLGVWNNLSDPSLEAQLRDRLSFRRFAGFSLSDPTPDHSTLWRFREELKCDGLIDRVFYEITRQLEQKGLIVKRGTLIDASFMQAAARPPAKPKKGEEATARPSADGEARWGRKGTKTVFGYKVHNGVDDAHTLIRRMDFTDASVTDTEPADGLIIGDEKAAYGDQAYYTHARHARLKQAGIKDRLMHRANKHHPLTPRQKQRNRLISKVRAAVERPFAVFKQRYGMRRLRFFNLATNRTQCMLAGCGYNLQRAAAVLFPKRKPA, encoded by the coding sequence ATGGTCGATCGCGTGCTTGGACAACTGAGCCTTGCGGATGGGCTGGTGTGGTCGGATGTGACGGAGCTTGACCAGATCTCGCGAGTGATCGACTGGGTGCCGATCAAGGCGCTTCTTGGTCAGCGCAGCGGACCAGGACGGGGCAATATTAGCTATCCGGCCGAGGCCTTGCTGCGCTGTCTGCTGCTTGGCGTGTGGAACAATCTCAGCGATCCTTCGCTGGAGGCACAACTGCGCGACCGGCTGTCGTTCCGCCGCTTTGCCGGTTTCAGCCTGTCGGACCCCACGCCGGACCATTCGACGTTGTGGCGTTTCCGCGAGGAGCTGAAGTGCGATGGGCTGATCGACCGGGTGTTTTATGAGATCACGCGGCAGCTTGAGCAGAAGGGGCTGATCGTCAAGCGCGGCACGTTGATTGATGCCTCCTTCATGCAGGCCGCCGCGCGCCCGCCGGCGAAGCCGAAGAAGGGTGAGGAGGCGACGGCGCGGCCATCGGCTGATGGCGAGGCACGTTGGGGACGCAAGGGCACCAAGACCGTGTTCGGCTATAAGGTGCACAACGGCGTCGACGATGCTCATACGCTGATCCGGCGCATGGACTTCACGGATGCATCGGTCACCGATACCGAGCCGGCCGACGGCCTGATCATCGGGGACGAGAAGGCGGCCTATGGCGACCAAGCCTACTACACCCATGCCCGCCATGCCCGGCTGAAGCAGGCCGGCATCAAGGACCGGCTGATGCACAGAGCCAACAAGCACCATCCGCTGACGCCGCGTCAGAAGCAGCGCAACCGGCTGATCTCGAAGGTGCGGGCGGCAGTGGAGCGGCCGTTTGCAGTGTTCAAACAGCGCTACGGCATGCGGCGACTGCGCTTCTTCAACCTTGCCACCAACAGGACGCAGTGCATGCTTGCCGGCTGCGGCTACAATCTGCAGCGAGCGGCCGCAGTCCTTTTCCCGAAGAGGAAGCCGGCATGA
- a CDS encoding integrase core domain-containing protein gives MVWRETGIMDERLRFVVECLAGEETMTQLCAAFEISRKTGYKWLGRYRETGPEGLHDRPRAPLDHGRATAAELVERIVAEKEAHPLWGPKKIMARLKRAEPSCGWPAVSTAGEILKRHGLVGRRRRRWRAVGNGPWPEPAAPNAVWTVDHKGWFRTRDGWRCEPLTVMDALSRYLLGLEATGSTADEEAWPVFERLFEENGLPDRIRSDNGPPFASAGVTGLTPLAVRFIKLGIALERIQPGKPQQNGRHERFHLTMLPMADAPKADKAAQARAFENFRRSYNEERPHEALGMDTPAQHYRPSTRPMPKTAPEPDYPTEAAVRGVRQNGAVKWRGTEIYVSATLAGEPIAIEETEDGEWTMRFHTHPLGFIDEKHMKLVRRSAAPSRPLGAAATAS, from the coding sequence ATGGTTTGGCGAGAGACTGGCATCATGGATGAGCGGCTTCGTTTTGTTGTTGAATGCCTAGCTGGCGAGGAGACGATGACGCAGCTTTGCGCGGCCTTCGAGATCTCACGCAAGACCGGCTACAAATGGCTTGGGCGTTACCGGGAGACCGGGCCGGAAGGCCTGCACGACCGGCCGCGGGCGCCGCTCGATCACGGCCGAGCAACGGCAGCCGAGCTGGTGGAGCGGATCGTGGCGGAGAAGGAAGCGCATCCGCTGTGGGGGCCGAAGAAGATCATGGCGCGGCTGAAGCGGGCGGAGCCCAGTTGTGGCTGGCCGGCAGTCTCGACAGCTGGCGAGATCCTGAAGCGGCATGGTCTTGTGGGACGCCGGCGCCGGCGCTGGCGGGCTGTGGGCAATGGGCCATGGCCGGAGCCTGCGGCGCCGAATGCGGTGTGGACGGTAGACCACAAGGGCTGGTTCCGGACCCGTGACGGCTGGCGCTGCGAGCCATTGACGGTGATGGATGCATTGAGCCGCTACCTGCTGGGGCTCGAGGCGACGGGCTCGACGGCCGACGAGGAGGCGTGGCCGGTGTTTGAGCGATTGTTTGAGGAAAACGGTCTGCCGGATCGCATTCGAAGCGACAATGGCCCACCCTTTGCGTCGGCCGGCGTCACAGGGCTGACGCCGCTGGCAGTGCGCTTCATTAAGCTCGGCATCGCCCTGGAGCGCATCCAGCCAGGCAAGCCGCAGCAGAACGGGCGCCATGAGCGTTTCCATCTGACCATGCTGCCGATGGCCGATGCACCGAAGGCTGACAAAGCGGCTCAAGCCAGGGCCTTCGAGAACTTCCGGCGCAGCTACAATGAGGAGCGTCCGCACGAGGCGCTGGGCATGGACACCCCGGCACAGCATTACCGCCCCTCGACCCGACCGATGCCGAAGACAGCCCCTGAACCCGATTATCCGACCGAGGCAGCGGTGCGCGGCGTGCGCCAGAACGGCGCGGTCAAATGGCGGGGCACCGAGATCTATGTCTCGGCCACGTTGGCCGGCGAACCGATTGCCATTGAAGAGACCGAGGATGGCGAGTGGACGATGCGCTTCCACACCCATCCGCTCGGCTTCATCGATGAGAAGCACATGAAACTGGTTCGCCGCAGCGCCGCGCCAAGCCGACCGCTTGGCGCTGCGGCGACCGCATCATAG
- a CDS encoding OsmC family protein produces MADFKIRTRNAGALAVMPLGGLPTITTPTGGMVDVVTQVSAPGFSPLDLLYASLAACMVLSARIAATRLGVADRLGEVRADVTGEKAKEEPSRVETFTVRLEITGDLDAATKKRILADAEDICTVSNTLRGAPALHATLG; encoded by the coding sequence ATGGCTGACTTCAAGATCAGAACCCGCAACGCCGGCGCGCTCGCCGTCATGCCGCTGGGCGGCCTGCCGACGATAACCACTCCGACCGGTGGCATGGTCGATGTCGTTACACAAGTCAGCGCCCCCGGCTTCAGCCCGCTTGACCTGCTCTATGCCTCCTTGGCCGCCTGCATGGTGCTCAGCGCCCGCATCGCCGCGACCCGCCTCGGCGTCGCCGACAGGCTCGGCGAGGTGAGGGCGGACGTGACCGGTGAGAAGGCGAAGGAAGAGCCGTCGCGCGTAGAGACGTTCACCGTTAGATTGGAGATCACCGGCGACCTCGACGCGGCCACCAAAAAGCGCATCCTGGCGGATGCGGAAGACATCTGCACCGTCTCCAACACGCTGCGCGGCGCGCCGGCGCTTCATGCGACGCTGGGATGA